Proteins encoded within one genomic window of Leptospira stimsonii:
- a CDS encoding LIC12611 family phage tail protein, with protein MATRELNITIKIGVDPDDPFSGIRKELEDLRSKLKEFSDSTNLISKSGIQAWESLGNSMADSIRGVSGLALLSEKLGKTEDSLRKLYASTKGNPQLEKEFFNVAKAAGFTERDVTKLNFQLNATSKIATIASASLKALSSIASFAFKTVIGPSIEAGIALEKQNAILKTLSGSEYPKLQSSIENTVRSSKGLTTQRELTEAANQAVKAGLSVDFISKNLSGLQKSSRLAGNDLSSSMQDAYNAINRGTGDFLQKNGAIFSDYSKEFNRINQSGISDAEKRIARERLLSSALSENSKLQNSYGEHTRTTSAILERFSEIIEGLKEKIGSMILEALRPVLTLFIDLFEYFTEGEDAAERLEVAGIILGSILTGIVAGLIAVGVQALITSGFTFSSLIPALIGMAAAGWAAIAPFLPFIAIGLAVAIVVAGLALIIRDLFKWMKGGKSVIGDFLGPFDLVKGKFDSLIETVISFKDRIIQFFTDLGPKIRKIISDLVPAGVLKFLGIAPDFKEPPTEVQDAIITKHGKVIHFHPDDNLVAVKDLGILGGSKAGNGKGISVNIANVTLGSGSTQKDAQMFGAYLEKELEKIALKIGLQSGLSPEGVA; from the coding sequence ATGGCTACAAGAGAACTGAATATCACGATCAAGATCGGCGTAGATCCGGACGATCCATTTTCTGGCATCCGAAAAGAATTGGAAGATTTACGTTCTAAGCTGAAAGAATTTTCCGATTCAACCAATCTTATTTCGAAATCTGGAATTCAAGCCTGGGAATCTTTAGGAAATTCCATGGCGGATTCGATCCGAGGAGTTTCCGGTCTTGCGCTTCTTTCCGAAAAACTTGGAAAGACGGAAGATTCCCTTCGGAAGTTGTATGCGAGCACGAAAGGGAATCCCCAACTTGAAAAAGAGTTTTTCAATGTCGCGAAAGCGGCCGGCTTTACGGAAAGAGATGTCACAAAGTTGAACTTTCAATTGAACGCGACTTCTAAAATCGCAACCATCGCTTCCGCTTCACTTAAAGCGCTTTCTTCGATCGCGTCTTTCGCCTTTAAGACTGTGATCGGGCCTTCCATTGAGGCCGGAATCGCATTAGAAAAACAGAATGCAATTTTAAAAACGCTTTCAGGAAGCGAATATCCCAAACTTCAATCCTCGATCGAAAATACGGTCCGAAGTTCCAAAGGATTGACCACTCAAAGAGAACTTACGGAAGCCGCTAATCAGGCGGTCAAAGCGGGCCTCTCGGTCGACTTTATCTCCAAGAATCTTTCCGGCTTGCAAAAATCTTCCCGACTCGCAGGGAACGATCTCTCTTCCTCCATGCAGGACGCTTACAATGCGATAAACCGCGGCACCGGAGACTTTTTACAAAAGAATGGCGCCATATTTTCTGATTATTCTAAGGAATTCAATCGGATCAATCAATCCGGTATTTCCGACGCAGAGAAACGAATCGCGAGAGAAAGACTTCTTTCTTCCGCATTGAGCGAAAACAGTAAATTACAAAATTCTTATGGAGAGCACACCCGAACCACTTCGGCGATCTTAGAAAGATTTAGCGAAATCATAGAAGGTTTGAAGGAAAAAATCGGTTCTATGATCTTGGAGGCATTGAGACCTGTCCTGACGTTGTTCATAGATTTGTTTGAATACTTTACGGAAGGGGAAGATGCGGCGGAAAGACTGGAAGTCGCAGGGATCATTTTAGGAAGTATTCTCACAGGCATCGTCGCAGGTTTGATAGCAGTAGGAGTTCAAGCTCTGATCACTTCAGGTTTTACGTTCTCTTCCTTAATTCCAGCTTTGATCGGAATGGCCGCGGCAGGTTGGGCCGCGATTGCACCGTTCCTTCCGTTTATTGCGATCGGTCTCGCCGTCGCTATCGTTGTGGCGGGCCTCGCCTTGATTATAAGAGATCTCTTTAAATGGATGAAAGGTGGTAAATCCGTTATCGGAGATTTTCTAGGACCTTTCGATCTTGTTAAGGGCAAGTTTGATTCGTTAATTGAAACGGTGATATCCTTTAAAGATAGAATTATCCAATTCTTTACTGATCTCGGACCGAAGATTCGAAAAATCATTTCCGATCTGGTCCCGGCCGGTGTTCTCAAATTTTTAGGAATCGCGCCGGACTTTAAAGAACCGCCGACAGAAGTTCAAGATGCGATCATCACCAAACATGGAAAGGTGATTCATTTTCACCCTGATGATAATTTGGTCGCAGTGAAAGATCTTGGTATCTTGGGCGGATCTAAGGCAGGTAACGGGAAGGGAATCTCCGTCAATATCGCTAACGTAACGTTAGGCTCCGGATCTACTCAAAAAGACGCTCAGATGTTCGGCGCGTATTTGGAAAAAGAACTCGAAAAGATCGCATTGAAGATCGGCCTTCAATCCGGACTTTCACCGGAAGGAGTTGCGTAA
- a CDS encoding phage tail protein gives MTTLDDVLQRYPSSLFTRDPESRIGKRWTADLELLNEARVVLESLRGLTDFRVQQGVVLDLIGKNLKQPRDGMDDFRYRVFLSIARQKRKSKGDIHSMNEIGSQILAGTGTLYEIQELCYGGVPEFLEGALTLNGESPLSGNTKRPATIRVVFSGSVDSVVVAPEFNQAISQIRAGGVNAIISYRFETSTLSGILYGASLRSNRLDGSWNLYNSTLFSYSNVQIFPYEIAFGVGGLNAGIPRVPQPSDTGLQDEVLRKLVEIRTNPDGTRNFQVTIKQAEAIGASINELALFDENGDLLFLKTFPSKPKDNLIVYDFVIKEEFL, from the coding sequence ATGACAACCCTTGATGACGTTCTGCAACGATATCCGTCTTCCCTGTTTACTCGGGATCCTGAATCTCGAATCGGCAAACGATGGACAGCAGATCTGGAATTGTTAAACGAAGCTCGCGTTGTTTTGGAATCGTTGCGCGGTCTTACCGACTTTCGAGTTCAACAAGGAGTCGTTCTTGATCTCATCGGAAAAAATTTAAAACAACCCCGAGACGGGATGGATGATTTTAGATATCGAGTTTTTCTTTCGATCGCAAGACAAAAAAGAAAATCGAAAGGCGATATTCACTCCATGAATGAAATCGGGTCACAGATTCTCGCCGGAACCGGAACCTTATATGAAATTCAAGAACTCTGTTACGGAGGTGTTCCCGAATTTCTCGAGGGCGCATTGACTCTAAATGGAGAATCCCCGCTCTCCGGCAACACGAAAAGACCGGCAACGATCCGAGTGGTCTTTTCCGGGTCCGTTGATTCGGTTGTGGTGGCTCCGGAGTTTAATCAAGCGATTTCGCAAATTCGGGCCGGAGGAGTCAATGCGATCATCAGTTATCGCTTTGAAACTTCAACGCTCTCCGGTATTCTTTACGGCGCTTCTCTTCGGAGTAACCGATTGGATGGGAGTTGGAATTTATACAATTCTACTTTATTCTCATATTCTAATGTACAAATATTTCCGTATGAAATAGCGTTTGGGGTCGGTGGTTTGAACGCCGGTATTCCGAGAGTTCCACAACCGAGCGATACTGGATTGCAGGACGAGGTTTTAAGAAAGCTCGTGGAAATTCGGACGAATCCGGATGGAACCAGAAATTTTCAAGTAACCATCAAACAAGCGGAAGCCATTGGAGCATCCATTAATGAGTTGGCTCTCTTTGATGAAAACGGGGATTTACTTTTCCTAAAGACCTTTCCATCCAAACCGAAGGATAACTTGATCGTGTATGACTTTGTGATCAAAGAGGAATTCCTATGA
- a CDS encoding DUF2634 domain-containing protein has product MKGFKIENGDIARKNGRTVVLDDLEYYAQRIKHAIRLSLGECVYEPLTGMDWFTIFSTKISRERVTFEIKKVILKDPETISLDRIEVKADDLNRRIYIQYSANTKFGIVLGEI; this is encoded by the coding sequence ATGAAAGGTTTTAAAATCGAAAACGGAGATATTGCCAGAAAGAACGGACGCACGGTCGTATTGGACGATCTGGAATACTATGCTCAAAGAATCAAACACGCGATTCGATTATCGCTTGGTGAGTGCGTTTATGAACCGCTTACTGGAATGGATTGGTTTACGATCTTTTCCACAAAGATATCTAGAGAAAGGGTTACGTTCGAAATCAAAAAAGTAATTTTAAAGGATCCAGAGACGATCTCGCTCGACCGAATAGAGGTGAAAGCCGACGATTTGAATCGGAGAATCTATATTCAATATTCTGCAAATACGAAATTTGGTATTGTTTTGGGGGAAATATAA
- a CDS encoding phage baseplate protein, translating into MGTITRRDTIALTDGETEVEMNVSFDIQYSYPAEVTGHPIEREKGKTSITDFVIPGQRTVTLSALLSSSTSALTLSKMSVDEKLETLIRWQTSGTFLTLLGYRTGGIINRILSLLPSFFRFVEPDDPDQRYLGRSTDEIPNLLLGDVTFSESKENGDDVPVSLSIVPIFVAEAKTREVKAVRSGGKKSNQEVNRSGSPNPAKLKS; encoded by the coding sequence ATGGGAACGATAACAAGAAGAGATACAATCGCTCTCACAGATGGAGAAACCGAAGTCGAGATGAACGTTTCCTTTGACATTCAATATTCTTATCCAGCCGAAGTCACCGGGCATCCGATCGAGAGGGAAAAAGGGAAAACATCGATTACGGATTTCGTCATTCCCGGACAAAGAACTGTTACTTTAAGCGCTCTTTTATCCTCTTCTACATCCGCCCTAACTCTTTCAAAAATGTCCGTTGATGAAAAGTTGGAAACTTTGATTCGTTGGCAGACCAGCGGAACCTTTTTGACTCTCTTGGGTTACAGAACCGGTGGAATTATCAATCGGATTCTATCCTTGCTTCCTTCCTTCTTTCGTTTTGTGGAACCGGACGATCCGGATCAAAGATATCTAGGAAGATCCACGGATGAGATTCCGAACCTACTGCTCGGAGACGTTACTTTTTCGGAATCGAAAGAGAACGGAGACGATGTCCCGGTGAGTCTTTCGATCGTTCCTATTTTTGTTGCGGAGGCGAAAACGAGAGAAGTAAAGGCGGTTCGGTCGGGTGGAAAAAAATCCAATCAGGAAGTAAACAGATCGGGTAGTCCGAATCCTGCGAAACTAAAGAGCTAA
- a CDS encoding LA_1064 family peroxide-responsive upregulated protein, with translation MIFNLVRETGLEIEDRGNTRIEMIPTASFKSLEEPFSFCEKKKFAQRGSELNAESIRAIDLSLQKDRMKPFLGIEQLLKLHEKYIIFEQDVKE, from the coding sequence ATGATCTTTAATTTGGTTCGAGAAACGGGACTGGAAATTGAGGACCGGGGCAATACAAGGATCGAAATGATTCCGACCGCTTCCTTTAAATCTTTGGAGGAACCCTTTTCTTTCTGTGAAAAGAAAAAGTTCGCGCAGAGAGGATCGGAACTGAATGCGGAATCTATTCGAGCTATCGATTTATCTCTGCAGAAGGATCGGATGAAACCGTTTTTAGGAATCGAACAACTTTTAAAGCTACATGAAAAATATATTATATTTGAGCAAGATGTAAAGGAGTAA
- a CDS encoding phage protein, protein MTPNPKLFGRVVSLEILPKSGNAKKFTYPPFDMEFESELNSLNSTTVTIYNVNEETMALIGAKTQGSGFQYPSVFLNAGYKDENGLVASGNVILPKFKQDGTNKILEFQINANAGIWSRTYIMKTYSKLPATSVILDILERGNMKPGKIALGEDRIINFSANDSLGECINQFCSLTKSQYWIQDGLLHIDSKQPKQKQSVLFLDSTSGLIGIPEQEEKKWKVTSLFRHKFKKNMIISIHGGKLKGECRIIGGKHKFSTFQSENYSELEVTPL, encoded by the coding sequence ATGACTCCGAATCCAAAACTTTTCGGCAGAGTTGTATCTCTGGAAATTCTACCAAAAAGTGGGAACGCCAAAAAATTCACATATCCTCCTTTTGATATGGAATTTGAATCCGAGTTGAATTCGTTAAATTCAACGACGGTAACGATCTATAACGTAAACGAAGAAACGATGGCTTTGATCGGCGCAAAGACGCAAGGTTCAGGCTTTCAATATCCGAGTGTTTTTTTAAATGCTGGTTATAAAGATGAGAACGGCTTGGTCGCGTCCGGAAACGTCATTCTTCCTAAGTTTAAGCAAGATGGCACAAACAAGATATTGGAATTTCAGATCAATGCGAACGCAGGAATATGGTCCCGCACATATATAATGAAAACGTATAGTAAACTTCCTGCAACGAGCGTAATTCTTGATATTTTGGAAAGAGGAAATATGAAACCGGGAAAGATCGCCCTCGGAGAAGATCGGATTATCAACTTTAGCGCAAATGATTCGTTAGGTGAATGCATCAATCAGTTCTGTTCATTAACGAAATCGCAATATTGGATCCAAGACGGTTTGTTGCATATAGATTCCAAGCAACCGAAGCAAAAACAAAGCGTACTTTTTTTGGACAGCACTTCCGGCCTCATCGGAATACCCGAGCAAGAGGAAAAAAAATGGAAGGTAACGAGTTTATTTCGACATAAATTCAAAAAGAACATGATAATCTCGATTCACGGTGGAAAGTTAAAGGGAGAATGCAGAATTATCGGCGGAAAGCACAAATTCTCCACCTTCCAATCCGAGAACTATTCTGAGTTGGAGGTGACACCTTTATGA
- a CDS encoding carboxylate--amine ligase, with translation MFLYRKNLELPFQPFNSRKKQTIKKLNQNRPKRKSVSWNVSFGKIAKPEFWPAWIFYIPLVPYIVYLTIRHWGFGTICAANPGIDLGGLVGESKNDILKNISSDHILKFHKIIRIDSETDLKNLENLTFINKFEYPYILKPDAGQRGSGVKLIKQENEAVRYLLETNIDLVVQEYHPGPKEAGVFYYRFPNEKRGHIFSVTRKTFPIIEGDGNSSLKELISKHPRFRFQSGIFQQRHEKQWNRILSKGERMRLAEAGNHCQGTLFSDGSDLITEALIEKIDQISQTFAGFYFGRYDIRYRSDEELKLGKEFGIVELNGVTSESTNLYDPEFSIVQMYSILFQQWKLLFQIGSENKKLGVPKASLYKIVKALFRFYAGNRKVDDRSD, from the coding sequence ATGTTTCTATACCGAAAGAATTTGGAGTTGCCCTTTCAACCCTTCAATTCGAGAAAAAAACAAACCATAAAGAAGCTGAATCAAAACAGACCTAAAAGGAAGAGCGTTTCCTGGAACGTTTCATTCGGAAAAATCGCAAAGCCTGAGTTCTGGCCGGCTTGGATCTTTTACATTCCTTTAGTACCTTATATCGTATATTTGACGATTCGCCACTGGGGGTTTGGTACGATCTGTGCCGCCAATCCCGGTATCGATTTAGGAGGACTCGTTGGAGAATCAAAGAATGATATTCTTAAAAATATCTCATCCGATCACATATTAAAATTTCATAAAATTATAAGAATCGATTCCGAAACGGATCTTAAAAATCTTGAGAATTTAACTTTCATAAATAAATTCGAATATCCTTATATACTAAAACCGGACGCAGGGCAACGCGGCTCCGGCGTAAAGCTCATCAAACAAGAAAACGAAGCGGTACGATATTTACTCGAGACAAATATAGACCTCGTTGTCCAAGAATACCACCCTGGCCCGAAGGAAGCCGGCGTGTTCTATTACCGCTTTCCGAATGAAAAAAGAGGACATATCTTTTCCGTGACGAGAAAGACGTTTCCGATCATAGAAGGTGACGGAAATTCCTCCTTGAAAGAATTGATTTCAAAACACCCACGATTTCGATTTCAATCGGGAATTTTTCAGCAAAGACACGAAAAACAATGGAACCGGATTCTTTCCAAAGGAGAAAGAATGAGGCTCGCGGAAGCTGGAAATCATTGTCAAGGAACTCTATTTTCGGACGGAAGCGATCTAATTACAGAAGCCCTCATTGAGAAAATCGATCAAATTTCCCAGACCTTTGCCGGCTTTTACTTCGGTAGATACGATATTCGATATCGATCGGATGAAGAATTGAAATTAGGAAAAGAATTCGGAATCGTAGAATTGAACGGAGTCACCTCCGAATCGACAAATCTCTACGATCCTGAATTTTCTATCGTTCAAATGTATTCGATTCTTTTCCAACAATGGAAACTCCTTTTCCAAATCGGATCCGAAAACAAAAAATTGGGAGTTCCGAAAGCCAGCTTGTACAAGATCGTCAAAGCACTTTTTCGATTCTACGCCGGAAATCGAAAAGTCGATGATCGTTCCGATTGA
- a CDS encoding Gp138 family membrane-puncturing spike protein → MNLDEVILASMKKSLSKIQVGLPGIIDSFNSNEMTANVKIPFKQKDGSGEEKKFPMLSNIRVGALWSGDFYMKPDYKRGDTVWISFSTHDISDAVRGVSSLVSDSLFDLQSACVVCGYKSDSDLPAVTANLPGLVIGNKEGKSFIQFDDDTIKIQGGLIDLSEAAVLGNTLVQLIKMILDVFINNAASFTTNSVPGSPSGLAPTVLAQLNLRKAEVDQILSNKVKIG, encoded by the coding sequence ATGAATTTGGACGAAGTGATTCTTGCGTCGATGAAAAAGTCGCTCTCCAAAATACAAGTGGGTTTGCCGGGAATTATAGACTCTTTCAATTCAAATGAAATGACGGCTAACGTTAAGATTCCGTTCAAACAAAAAGACGGCTCGGGTGAGGAAAAAAAATTCCCGATGTTATCGAATATTCGAGTCGGTGCTCTTTGGTCGGGCGATTTTTACATGAAACCGGATTACAAACGAGGGGATACCGTTTGGATCTCATTCTCCACGCACGATATATCCGACGCGGTGAGGGGAGTCAGCTCCTTGGTTTCGGATTCCTTATTCGATCTTCAAAGTGCTTGTGTAGTATGCGGTTATAAAAGCGATTCGGATTTGCCTGCTGTTACGGCGAATTTACCGGGCCTCGTGATCGGGAACAAGGAAGGGAAGTCTTTCATTCAATTCGATGATGATACGATTAAGATTCAAGGAGGTTTGATCGATCTTTCGGAAGCGGCAGTTTTGGGGAACACTCTTGTGCAGTTGATAAAGATGATCCTTGATGTTTTTATAAACAATGCCGCTTCCTTTACTACGAATTCCGTTCCGGGTTCTCCTTCCGGATTGGCGCCCACGGTGTTGGCTCAGTTGAATTTAAGAAAAGCGGAAGTGGATCAAATTCTTTCAAATAAGGTAAAAATAGGATGA
- a CDS encoding baseplate J/gp47 family protein: MLGVTEQGFIRKTRDQILSELEEKYKTNLGQEIDLSILSEDGIRMRILADELDLIHQLAESVFYSNFAHTARGVSLDRVLNPLGAERQPAKRSIVALKFSGVNGSVVEVGTICQTGSGYQFITIESGTISGGFVVLNAQALRLEYGLNGNVPANTITTINTGIAGVDSVTNLEPARGGRSIETDVEYLNRFMEEGVNGGSSATNVQGVLNQIEAVLSAVVYENRTDFTDIDGRPPHSMEAVIEGGSSEEIGEVFLRNWPGGIESFGSTNTSVIDSKGVARTYFFNRPTDVDIFVKIDIVRDLSLWVSGSESIVRTNCIKVIGGVDTINTVSTAYKGDGTGADVFAWKLIAAQSGLSEYASTKVLGIKSMSAKVGFSSPGTLDELSLNSRQRAKLVTSNIQVNFI; encoded by the coding sequence ATGTTAGGCGTTACGGAGCAAGGTTTTATTCGAAAAACAAGGGACCAGATTCTCTCTGAACTGGAAGAAAAATATAAAACGAATCTCGGTCAGGAAATAGACTTATCGATTTTAAGCGAGGACGGGATTCGGATGAGAATTCTCGCGGACGAACTCGATCTGATTCATCAATTGGCAGAGTCCGTATTCTACTCCAACTTCGCACATACGGCAAGGGGAGTTTCCTTGGATCGAGTGTTAAACCCATTGGGCGCGGAACGCCAGCCGGCAAAAAGATCGATTGTCGCTTTAAAATTTTCAGGCGTAAATGGATCCGTCGTCGAAGTCGGAACGATTTGTCAAACCGGAAGCGGATATCAGTTTATTACCATAGAATCCGGAACTATCAGCGGAGGTTTCGTAGTTTTAAATGCGCAAGCTCTTAGATTGGAATACGGTTTGAACGGAAATGTTCCGGCTAACACGATTACTACGATAAATACCGGAATCGCAGGAGTCGATTCGGTTACAAATCTTGAACCTGCAAGAGGTGGTCGATCCATCGAGACGGACGTTGAATATTTGAATCGTTTTATGGAGGAAGGGGTTAACGGAGGATCGTCCGCTACGAACGTTCAGGGCGTTCTGAATCAGATCGAGGCGGTATTAAGCGCGGTCGTTTATGAGAATCGTACGGATTTTACGGATATCGACGGAAGGCCTCCTCATTCAATGGAAGCAGTAATCGAAGGAGGTAGTTCCGAAGAGATTGGCGAGGTGTTTTTACGAAACTGGCCCGGCGGTATCGAGTCATTCGGTTCTACGAATACTTCCGTGATCGATAGTAAAGGTGTCGCGAGAACTTACTTCTTCAATCGCCCGACCGACGTAGATATTTTCGTCAAGATTGATATTGTTCGCGATCTAAGCCTTTGGGTTTCCGGAAGCGAATCCATCGTGAGGACGAATTGTATCAAGGTGATCGGCGGTGTGGATACGATAAACACGGTTTCGACCGCTTACAAAGGGGACGGAACCGGCGCGGACGTATTTGCATGGAAGCTGATCGCGGCGCAAAGCGGACTGAGCGAATATGCCTCCACGAAGGTTCTTGGGATCAAGTCGATGTCCGCGAAAGTCGGCTTCTCCTCTCCTGGAACGTTAGATGAACTTTCATTGAATAGCCGTCAGAGAGCAAAATTAGTAACCTCTAATATTCAGGTGAATTTTATATGA
- a CDS encoding phage baseplate plug family protein has product MPIFKYIPVDPESIPIRNIYQIGSKDYEFEFAYNQIGDFITVIIRNQDDAVLFSSCLIYGISLNHVVVDDFPVSISLKPFDIDDLYREEFIQIPVNRQTFGSTVQIYLEGEE; this is encoded by the coding sequence ATGCCAATATTTAAATACATTCCCGTGGATCCGGAATCGATTCCGATTCGAAATATATATCAAATAGGTTCGAAGGATTATGAATTCGAATTCGCATACAATCAGATCGGAGATTTTATCACGGTGATAATCAGAAATCAAGACGACGCGGTTCTGTTTTCTTCCTGTTTGATCTATGGAATTTCTCTGAATCATGTCGTAGTCGATGATTTTCCGGTTTCGATTTCACTCAAACCCTTTGACATTGATGATCTATATCGCGAAGAATTTATTCAGATTCCTGTCAATCGCCAGACTTTCGGATCGACGGTTCAGATCTATTTAGAAGGTGAAGAATGA
- a CDS encoding adenylate/guanylate cyclase domain-containing protein — protein MTDQVLKFVYFMFGDPKKNSLEHRLFNTVAFVNGALNIFGAFSSFYLENFMVIFLLNFVSGILLMGMYLVSRIKSVYYALFWPFNLTILVYLSSMWFFNGGSIGGNHYYFIPALVIATILLRNHNVWIVYLVYAAATAFLYATEFYNREWIKTYQNETERYLDAGGNYLFVQILTGLLIFILTRNLNIERKKSDSLLLNILPEAVAEELKRNDSVAPVRYESVTVLFTDMAGFTQIAETMTPEELLSELDLFFRQFDSIVKIHSMEKIKTIGDAYMAAGGLPLKNKTHAIDAVLCGLEFQRFMLQKKQERESKNLSFWELRLGIHTGSVVAGVVGTDKFAYDIWGDTVNTASRMESSGIPGEVNISSETYEQIKDFFICEHRGKIKAKNKGEIDMYLVKGIREGLFDTANPFQPNQTFLRFYGQIQRGEFPVS, from the coding sequence ATGACCGATCAAGTCCTTAAGTTCGTTTATTTTATGTTTGGGGATCCGAAGAAAAATTCTTTGGAACATAGGCTGTTCAATACGGTCGCTTTTGTAAACGGCGCCCTCAATATTTTCGGAGCTTTTTCCTCGTTCTATTTGGAAAACTTCATGGTGATCTTTCTCTTAAACTTCGTTTCCGGAATCTTGCTGATGGGAATGTATCTGGTCTCTCGAATCAAGAGCGTCTACTACGCGCTATTCTGGCCGTTCAATCTTACCATCTTAGTCTATCTTTCTTCCATGTGGTTTTTTAACGGAGGATCGATCGGCGGTAATCACTATTATTTTATCCCAGCCCTCGTGATCGCGACGATTCTTTTAAGAAATCATAATGTATGGATCGTTTATTTGGTTTACGCGGCGGCGACCGCTTTTCTTTATGCGACCGAATTCTACAATAGAGAATGGATCAAGACCTATCAGAACGAAACTGAACGGTATTTGGACGCCGGAGGGAACTATTTATTCGTCCAAATTCTTACTGGACTTTTGATCTTCATTCTAACACGAAACTTGAATATAGAACGAAAGAAATCTGACTCCTTACTTCTAAATATTCTTCCGGAAGCCGTTGCGGAAGAATTAAAAAGAAATGATTCCGTCGCACCGGTTCGTTATGAAAGCGTTACCGTACTCTTTACCGATATGGCCGGTTTTACTCAGATCGCAGAAACAATGACTCCCGAAGAATTGTTAAGCGAATTGGATCTTTTTTTCCGTCAGTTCGATTCCATCGTAAAGATTCATTCTATGGAAAAAATCAAGACGATCGGAGACGCCTATATGGCCGCGGGAGGTCTTCCTCTAAAGAACAAAACTCATGCGATAGACGCCGTCCTTTGCGGTTTGGAATTTCAGAGATTTATGCTTCAAAAAAAACAAGAAAGGGAAAGTAAGAATCTGTCTTTTTGGGAACTCAGACTTGGAATACACACCGGCTCGGTTGTCGCGGGCGTTGTGGGAACGGATAAGTTTGCTTACGACATTTGGGGAGATACGGTGAATACGGCAAGCAGAATGGAAAGCTCCGGAATTCCGGGTGAGGTGAATATATCCAGCGAAACCTACGAACAAATAAAAGATTTTTTTATCTGCGAGCATAGAGGAAAGATAAAAGCGAAGAACAAAGGTGAAATCGATATGTATCTCGTGAAAGGAATCCGGGAAGGACTTTTCGATACGGCAAACCCTTTTCAACCGAACCAAACATTCTTACGGTTCTACGGACAAATACAAAGAGGAGAATTTCCGGTTTCTTAG
- a CDS encoding alpha/beta fold hydrolase, which translates to MPPIPFRTILLFSLCFGLLFSCRLPEDLRKKPEESLQRLKEEGAQIREFHFLEDEVEVYGVASACELKNRNILIFIHGSPGGWQNYTSYLGDKILTSSFCVLSVDRPGFGKSSPDQSLPDIERQAYILGRAISQFQRTVGNEKNAKIVLVGHSYGGPIAARIASFPDLNIAGLLLLAAALSGEAEEVRWYNRVADWNWIKRILPREINHSNSEMLPLKKQLFDLTPHWKEIQCKTILIHGKEDSLVPYRNLEYFQTQLSKTILKTIPLEEENHFIPWTQKELIRKLLLEFLD; encoded by the coding sequence ATGCCGCCGATTCCTTTTCGCACGATTCTTCTTTTTTCCCTATGTTTCGGTCTTTTATTCTCTTGTAGATTACCGGAAGATCTCAGGAAAAAGCCGGAAGAAAGTTTACAACGTTTGAAAGAGGAAGGCGCCCAGATCCGGGAATTCCATTTTTTAGAGGATGAAGTAGAAGTCTACGGAGTTGCGAGCGCGTGTGAATTAAAGAATCGCAATATTCTAATATTCATTCACGGCTCTCCAGGGGGCTGGCAGAATTATACTTCCTATTTAGGAGACAAGATTCTTACCTCCTCTTTCTGTGTCCTTTCCGTGGACAGGCCAGGTTTTGGAAAATCCAGTCCGGATCAAAGTTTGCCCGACATTGAAAGGCAGGCATATATCCTGGGACGGGCAATTTCACAGTTCCAAAGAACCGTCGGGAATGAGAAGAATGCAAAAATCGTTTTAGTGGGACACTCCTACGGAGGACCAATCGCCGCAAGAATCGCCTCTTTTCCCGATCTAAATATCGCCGGCCTCCTCCTCTTGGCGGCGGCTTTGAGCGGAGAAGCCGAGGAAGTTCGATGGTACAATCGAGTCGCGGATTGGAATTGGATAAAACGAATTCTTCCCAGAGAGATCAATCACAGCAATTCGGAAATGCTTCCTTTAAAAAAACAGCTCTTCGACCTGACCCCTCATTGGAAAGAAATTCAATGTAAAACGATTCTGATCCACGGAAAAGAGGATTCTCTTGTTCCTTATCGAAACTTGGAGTATTTTCAAACTCAACTTTCAAAAACGATTCTCAAAACCATTCCATTAGAGGAAGAGAATCACTTTATCCCTTGGACCCAGAAAGAACTGATTCGAAAATTACTGCTCGAATTTCTCGATTGA